Proteins from a genomic interval of Lolium perenne isolate Kyuss_39 chromosome 1, Kyuss_2.0, whole genome shotgun sequence:
- the LOC127336589 gene encoding respiratory burst oxidase homolog protein C, with product MVFSVFIDGPFGAPAQNYKKYDILLLIGLGIGATPFISILKDLLHNLKSSQVNFSSCYWKFFLIHEHKCRINRMSWIQQEMQSMQDEESGSTFKSNGPSRAYFYWVTREQGSFEWFKGVMNEVAESDRDNAIEMHNYLTSVYEEGDARSALIAMVQSLQHAKDGVDIVSGRKIRTHFARPNWRKVYSDLANTHKNACIGVFYCGSPTLTKTLKDLAVEFSHTTTTRFHFHKENF from the exons ATGGTATTCTCCGTCTTTATAGATGGCCCTTTCGGTGCACCAGCTCAAAATTACAAGAAATACGACATTCTTTTGCTTATCGGGCTTGGAATCGGTGCAACTCCTTTCATCAGCATACTGAAGGATCTCCTGCACAACCTGAAGTCCAGTCAAGTAAACTTCTCCAGCTGTTACTGGAAATTCTTTCTCATACATGAGCACAAATGTAGAATTAATAGAATGAGTTGGATTCAACAGGAGATGCAAAGCATGCAGGACGAGGAGTCAGGCAGCACCTTTAAGAGCAATGGTCCAAGCCGAGCTTACTTCTACTGGGTTACTAGGGAACAGGGCTCCTTTGAATGGTTCAAAGGTGTCATGAATGAAGTTGCTGAAAGCGATCGCGAT AATGCCATAGAGATGCACAACTACCTGACCAGTGTGTACGAGGAAGGCGATGCAAGGTCAGCTCTGATTGCCATGGTTCAATCCCTCCAACACGCAAAAGACGGTGTGGACATCGTATCCGGCAGAAAG ATCCGGACACATTTCGCAAGGCCCAACTGGAGAAAGGTGTACTCTGATTTGGCCAATACCCACAAGAACGCTTGTATAG GTGTTTTCTACTGTGGATCTCCAACACTCACAAAAACACTCAAGGACCTTGCAGTAGAATTCAGCCACACAACAACAACGCGGTTCCATTTCCACAAGGAGAACTTCTAA
- the LOC127320848 gene encoding uncharacterized protein isoform X3, translating to MDQFPPDGYPVRLRSAVHGTYLHADKDGHGVSLSRRRASMKVAWVVHRYFGDDQHVLLHSAAYGRYLSATQASAPRDCPGFRVALRNYDELEDEAIRWQPFRVQPGAEILLCRHVAQGDRHGYLRANGKYLPWNGSIVSVHDVDNISTMMRWVVELVPSSERIPRLPRPSRLHLSVLLSSRSRMVVFTVNGEWCYAAAVNFSFRGRFVYHLRNELATRLGIPGNVSNNLVMYVRAGRYGRITPLVANLSHSTEILVITGDMPANGGPRHPDFDAE from the exons ATGGACCAGTTCCCCCCCGACGGGTACCCCGTGCGGCTGCGGAGCGCCGTGCACGGCACCTACCTCCACGCCGACAAGGACGGGCATGGCGTCTCACTCAGCCGTCGTCGGGCGTCCATGAAGGTGGCGTGGGTGGTGCACCGCTACTTCGGGGACGACCAGCACGTGCTCCTCCACAGCGCCGCCTACGGCCGCTACCTCTCCGCCACCCAAGCCTCGGCGCCGCGTGACTGCCCCGGCTTCCGCGTCGCGCTGCGTAACTACGACGAGCTTGAGGATGAGGCCATCAGGTGGCAGCCCTTCAGGGTCCAGCCCGGGGCCGAGATCCTGCTCTGCCGCCACGTCGCCCAGGGCGACCGCCACGGCTACCTCCGCGCCAACGGCAAGTACCTCCCCTGGAACGGTAGCATCGTCAGCGTCCACGATGTCGACAACATCAGCACCATGATGCGGTGGGTGGTGGAGCTCGTCCCCAGCAGCGAGCGCATCCCCCGCCTTCCACGTCCGTCTAGG CTCCACCTCTCTGTCCTGCTGTCGTCGCGGTCGCGGATGGTGGTGTTCACGGTGAACGGCGAATGGTGCTACGCTGCCGCCGTTAATTTCAGTTTCAGGGGAAGGTTCGTGTACCACCTGAGGAACGAGCTGGCCACACGGCTGGGCATCCCAGGGAACGTCTCCAACAACCTCGTCATGTACGTCCGAGCGGGCAGATACGGGCGCATTACCCCACTCGTCGCCAACCTATCCCACAGCACAGAGATCCTCGTAATCACGGGCGATATGCCAG CAAACGGGGGGCCACGACACCCAGATTTCGATGCAGAGTAG
- the LOC127320848 gene encoding uncharacterized protein isoform X1, with translation MACQAGTLKYLAPEGNRLNSQQTSLISPLLSSSSPPRRSPPLPPPRSGHRLCSSAVQQRRQRPMDQFPPDGYPVRLRSAVHGTYLHADKDGHGVSLSRRRASMKVAWVVHRYFGDDQHVLLHSAAYGRYLSATQASAPRDCPGFRVALRNYDELEDEAIRWQPFRVQPGAEILLCRHVAQGDRHGYLRANGKYLPWNGSIVSVHDVDNISTMMRWVVELVPSSERIPRLPRPSRLHLSVLLSSRSRMVVFTVNGEWCYAAAVNFSFRGRFVYHLRNELATRLGIPGNVSNNLVMYVRAGRYGRITPLVANLSHSTEILVITGDMPANGGPRHPDFDAE, from the exons ATGGCGTGTCAGGCTGGCACCTTGAAATACTTGGCGCCCGAAGGTAACCGTCTCAACTCTCAACAAACATCGCTCATCtcgcctctcctctcctcctcttcacCCCCTCGCCGGAGCCCACCTCTCCCTCCACCTCGCAGCGGCCACCGCCTCTGCTCTTCGGCGGtccagcagcgccgacagcgaccGATGGACCAGTTCCCCCCCGACGGGTACCCCGTGCGGCTGCGGAGCGCCGTGCACGGCACCTACCTCCACGCCGACAAGGACGGGCATGGCGTCTCACTCAGCCGTCGTCGGGCGTCCATGAAGGTGGCGTGGGTGGTGCACCGCTACTTCGGGGACGACCAGCACGTGCTCCTCCACAGCGCCGCCTACGGCCGCTACCTCTCCGCCACCCAAGCCTCGGCGCCGCGTGACTGCCCCGGCTTCCGCGTCGCGCTGCGTAACTACGACGAGCTTGAGGATGAGGCCATCAGGTGGCAGCCCTTCAGGGTCCAGCCCGGGGCCGAGATCCTGCTCTGCCGCCACGTCGCCCAGGGCGACCGCCACGGCTACCTCCGCGCCAACGGCAAGTACCTCCCCTGGAACGGTAGCATCGTCAGCGTCCACGATGTCGACAACATCAGCACCATGATGCGGTGGGTGGTGGAGCTCGTCCCCAGCAGCGAGCGCATCCCCCGCCTTCCACGTCCGTCTAGG CTCCACCTCTCTGTCCTGCTGTCGTCGCGGTCGCGGATGGTGGTGTTCACGGTGAACGGCGAATGGTGCTACGCTGCCGCCGTTAATTTCAGTTTCAGGGGAAGGTTCGTGTACCACCTGAGGAACGAGCTGGCCACACGGCTGGGCATCCCAGGGAACGTCTCCAACAACCTCGTCATGTACGTCCGAGCGGGCAGATACGGGCGCATTACCCCACTCGTCGCCAACCTATCCCACAGCACAGAGATCCTCGTAATCACGGGCGATATGCCAG CAAACGGGGGGCCACGACACCCAGATTTCGATGCAGAGTAG
- the LOC127320848 gene encoding uncharacterized protein isoform X2, whose amino-acid sequence MACQAGTLKYLAPEGNRLNSQQTSLISPLLSSSSPPRRSPPLPPPRSGHRLCSSAVQQRRQRPMDQFPPDGYPVRLRSAVHGTYLHADKDGHGVSLSRRRASMKVAWVVHRYFGDDQHVLLHSAAYGRYLSATQASAPRDCPGFRVALRNYDELEDEAIRWQPFRVQPGAEILLCRHVAQGDRHGYLRANGKYLPWNGSIVSVHDVDNISTMMRWVVELVPSSERIPRLPRPSRLHLSVLLSSRSRMVVFTVNGEWCYAAAVNFSFRGRFVYHLRNELATRLGIPGNVSNNLVMYVRAGRYGRITPLVANLSHSTEILVITGDMPENGGPRHPDFDAE is encoded by the exons ATGGCGTGTCAGGCTGGCACCTTGAAATACTTGGCGCCCGAAGGTAACCGTCTCAACTCTCAACAAACATCGCTCATCtcgcctctcctctcctcctcttcacCCCCTCGCCGGAGCCCACCTCTCCCTCCACCTCGCAGCGGCCACCGCCTCTGCTCTTCGGCGGtccagcagcgccgacagcgaccGATGGACCAGTTCCCCCCCGACGGGTACCCCGTGCGGCTGCGGAGCGCCGTGCACGGCACCTACCTCCACGCCGACAAGGACGGGCATGGCGTCTCACTCAGCCGTCGTCGGGCGTCCATGAAGGTGGCGTGGGTGGTGCACCGCTACTTCGGGGACGACCAGCACGTGCTCCTCCACAGCGCCGCCTACGGCCGCTACCTCTCCGCCACCCAAGCCTCGGCGCCGCGTGACTGCCCCGGCTTCCGCGTCGCGCTGCGTAACTACGACGAGCTTGAGGATGAGGCCATCAGGTGGCAGCCCTTCAGGGTCCAGCCCGGGGCCGAGATCCTGCTCTGCCGCCACGTCGCCCAGGGCGACCGCCACGGCTACCTCCGCGCCAACGGCAAGTACCTCCCCTGGAACGGTAGCATCGTCAGCGTCCACGATGTCGACAACATCAGCACCATGATGCGGTGGGTGGTGGAGCTCGTCCCCAGCAGCGAGCGCATCCCCCGCCTTCCACGTCCGTCTAGG CTCCACCTCTCTGTCCTGCTGTCGTCGCGGTCGCGGATGGTGGTGTTCACGGTGAACGGCGAATGGTGCTACGCTGCCGCCGTTAATTTCAGTTTCAGGGGAAGGTTCGTGTACCACCTGAGGAACGAGCTGGCCACACGGCTGGGCATCCCAGGGAACGTCTCCAACAACCTCGTCATGTACGTCCGAGCGGGCAGATACGGGCGCATTACCCCACTCGTCGCCAACCTATCCCACAGCACAGAGATCCTCGTAATCACGGGCGATATGCCAG